CGCTGAGTCTTTACATCATGAATATCTACCCACTCTTTTACCTTTGCCAAGGGCCCTTGACCAAAACCCTTGGGGCGGTAGTCTTGAATTTCGGGAGGCAGTAAAGGAAGTTCATCATCTTCTAAAGGACGGCATGTCCCATCTTCAAAATGAATAATGGGAATTGGCTCTCCCCAATACCTTTGGCGAGAAAATAGCCAATCATGCAGCTTATACATCACTTTAGCTTCTCCCAAATTCCTCTTTTGCAAATAAGCAATCACATAATCGCTAGCTTCTTTGCCTTGCAGGCCGTTGAGAAGAAAATCCCCATGGTTACTATTGATACAATGTTCATTTTCATCGAGAACCTCATCAATAGGTAGAGCAAATGCGTTAGCAAACTCTCTGTCTCTCTCATCATGAGCAGGGACGCCCATCACCACTCCGGAACCATATCCCATGATCACGTAATCGGAAACCCAGATAGGTAAAGCAGCACCTGTGATCGCGTGCTTAGCATAGGCTCCTGTAAATACTCCGCTTTTTACCTTAGTTTCACTTATACGTTCACGTTCGCTTTTACTTTGTGCACAGCGAATATAGCTTTCTACAGCACTACGTTGTTCCTCAGAAACGAGTTGCTGTATCTCAGGATGTTCTGGAGCCATGACGAGAAACGATACACCACATAGGGTATCGGGACGTGTAGTAAATACTTCTAAACACTTGTCTTTATCTACTACAAAACGTAGGAGAGCCCCTTCTGACTTCCCTATCCAATTTCTTTGAAGCTGTTTGACGTTTTCTGGCCAATCTAAATCCTCTAAACCCTGCAATAGCTGATCTGCATACGCTGTAATACGTAAAATCCACTGGCGCAACATTCTACGCTCTACGGGATACCCTCCCTCTATGGATAAACCATTCTCTACTTCTTCATTAGCTAAAACAGTCCCTAACTCTTCACAATAGTTGACTGCCATATCTGCCATATAGGCCAGCCCCTTTTCATACAAAAAGAGAAAGAGTTTTTGAGTCCAACGATAGTACTCAGGGTCACTAGTAGCAAACTCTCTCGCCTCGTCATAGGAAAATCCCATAGCTGAAAGTTGCTTTCTAAAATTCTCTATATTCTTTTTTGTAGTTTCCCTAGGATGTGTTCCTGTTCTAACTGCATATTGTTCTGCAGGCAAGCCAAAACTATCCCAACCCATAGGATGTAGAACTGAAAATCCCTTAGCCCTCTTATAGCGTGCGACAATGTCTGTAGCGGTATAACCTATGAGATGTCCGACATGCAGGCCGGCTCCAGAAGGATAAGGGAACATGTCCAATACATAATATTTAGGCTTATCGGCAGTTTCGTCTGCCTTAAAGCTTTTGTGTTCCTTCCAAAATTGCTGCCACTTCTTTTCTATTAAACTAGGATCGTACCGCATAATATCCTGACAAAGAGATCTTTTTAAAATAAAATAGAGGCTAGTGTATCGTTCACTCGATGAAAAGACAAGAATCTTCTAATCAAAACCCGCAAAGCGTTAAATTTTTTCTATAAAAAACGCACTTCTGCTATATTCTTGCCCCATTTCCTTCCCAACACATTGACAAAAAAAATATAAAACCTTATTTTAGTTATCTTTTAATTAGGTTGCTTTTCATGTTAGTTAAAATGAGCAAACTATTCGCTTTTATTTTTTTATTTTTCATAGTAGCTAATGTATCTCAAGCTGAATCAGTTAAAATCCCTGGATTTCCAGAAATCCCCGAGAGCTTGCTTGTAATTAACAGAACACAGACTCCAAAAAACGAAATCTGCCGAGCTGTCAATATACAAAGTGGTCAGCATAACCTTGTAGGTACGCTCCACTTACCCGTGACTCCTATGCCTGAAGGTGGTTATCCTACCATCATTTTATTTCATGGCTTCCGAGGAAGTACCGTGGGTGGCTTGACAGGATCTTATAGAAAGATCGCACGAGCTTTAGTTGAAATGGGTATAGCTTGTGTACGTTTTGACATGGCTGGGTGCGGAAATAGCGAGGGCATTGCTATCGAAGTACCTATTAAAACCTATCTCAAAAATGGTGAGGACATTCTTGAGACGGTAATACAGTATCCTGAAGTGAATCCTTCTAGATTAGGTATTGCCTCCTTCTCTCTAGGGTGCCACACTGCTTTCCACCTCGCACAATTTTACTGTCCTTCCCAATTTCAGATTCGTGCAATCAGCCTTTGGGCTCCAGTTGCTGATGGAGCAATTTTATTTAAAGAAATGTATGAGTCGGTGAAAAACAATACCAGTATTGTGGATAACCTGGGAAAAGACTTTGGATTTGGCCTTGCGCCTTTAGTGATTTGCGAAGAAGACGTTAAGGATTTTCTCTCTCTTCAAGATCATATTGTTTTGAACTCTCTTCCTACGAGGATCCCTATTTTACATCTACAGGGCAGAGAAGATAACTTAGTATCTTTAACTCAAAGAGACTTATTTAAAAATACAGCTCCAGGGAATACCGAGTTTAAAATCTATAACGATACAGATCACAATTTAGGCACCTCTCCCCATATGCAAGAGATCATTCAAGATATCGTTACATACTTCTCCATTCATCTATAGACTGTATTCACTTTGGCTTCTATCTCTACAAATACTTCTCAGAAAGGAAGGTCTTTGTGAGCTTTTCTCACAATATTCCCTGCTTGATTCATCAGATCCTTTTCCCTATACTAGGATTTACTTCTACTCATAGAGATCGATATGACAGATGTATTAGTCATAGGCGCCAACCCCACGGGTCTCATTTTAGCAAACATGCTCATTCAGCATGGCATTCTTGCAAAAGTGATAGACCATCGGGATTCTGCAGACGAACCCGATTTTATAGATTTTAGGGATCTGCCTGTTGTTTTATCCTGCTCTTCTTTAGAACTTCTAGACAATGCAGGTTTGATCGATGATTTCGTAGAAAAAGGGCACAAACTCTTCGGAGCTCGTTATCACTGGAAAAAACGTACGGTATTGTTCAAGTTTAACCAAGCATCAGAATCACGTTTTCCGTTTGCTTTATCCACTTCTTATCAAGAGTTCACCAAACACCTGATTCGTAAGTTTGAGGAAAATGGTGGAGCCATCCATTGGGGAACACGTCCTGTTACCTTAGTAGACAATAGTATTTTTATAGAGAGTACGAAAACATCACAAAATTTCGAAAATCGAGAAATTTACAACCCTAAATGGGTGATTGCCAGCGAAGCTGATAGCGATCCTGACATTCGCGATCTATTTAAAAATCAATTAAAGCCTCGGAAGCAAGCAAAAGAAGTCCTTTTTGTTGATTGTGATGAAGGGGAACCTTTCGAAGAAAGCCATATTCACCTAGTCCCCAACTCAAAAAGTTTCTTGAATTTCGTTTTTTATAATCACAAGAAAGGTACCAAACAGTTGTGTCTTAGCAACACCGCTTACCCTTTATCAGTAAAGCAAAAGCAGAAATTACTTTATAATTATAATCTTGCTGTTACTGATGAACATCACCATATAAAATCTGTTTTTCATCAGTATCCTGCAGACCACAACAACTTTCTATTTGTTGGTAATTTAGCTAATAATCTGAATTTTTCTTATCTTACAGGAATCAATTCCAATATCCATACAGCTTTTAATTTAACATGGAAGCTGATCCCTGTAGTCAAAAAGGCTGCCTCAAAATACCTCATAACGGCTAAAGAACACGAAATTGGGAATATTCTTCCTCACCTTAGCGAAAAGAGGCAAGGACGGGCTAAAAATCTATTATTCTCGAATCTTTATGCGCCCGCTCTGATGTATTATTTTTTAAAGGGTTGCCGTCAATTGGATGTGTCTGGAGGAGAGTATTACTATCCCCCCCACAAGGCATTGAAATATCAAAATAGCGATATTATTAAGATGTCTTCACAAGATAAAGAAATTCTTGGTCCAAGTCCTGGTATGCGAGCCATCAATGCTCAACTTGATAATGGTAGCTATCTACTCGACGGTTTAAAAAGTACCAAACACTTGCTCATCTTCTTTAAAGAACGTACTGATCTAGAGCAAGCTCTTAAAGAAGAGTATGGTGAATGGTTAGAGGTCATTGTTACTAAAGATCCCAAGATTGCCAATCTTTACCATGCGAATCCGGATTCATTATTTATTATCCGTCCTGATTGTTATATCGGCTATAGAACTCATAAATTCAAGTTACATGAACTGATCTCCTATCTATTGCGGATATTCGCAACAGAAAAAATAGATTAAGCACGTACTCTATCTAAACGTTTTTCTACTTTTCTCACTATCATCACTCTTCCGAATTGCCTACTCTGTACCCTAGCTAGTAGAGTGCCCTACTCCATGAAGATCTAGAGATGACTCGAGTATAACGTATGACCTAGCGCAATTTTTTCTTGAATTAATGCCCGTTTTCTTTTCTGTAACTCTTGAAGAGTTTGAGACAAAGCTTCTAATTCTCTTTCCCATTCAGTACGTCCCTGGGCAAACATCTTATCTTTTTCCCCGACTACGCTAGAGGCTATGATGTATTTTTTCTCGATTTCTTTAACATTTTGTATTTTTTGTGTGGCCGTTAGTGCTTTCACTTGGAAATCTTTCACTAAACGTGTCAAAACATACTTCGGCTGTTGCAATAGTTTCTGGTACAAATCACGCAATAGATCCTGATTCTGACCATCTACCCTCTCATTAGCACGGACATGTTCGAGTAAATTGGCAACTAATCGAGTATTTTTTCTCTTATGGACATTCTTCATGATCCAACTATCAATACGTTGCGACGCTAAAGAATACAAGTGGTGTCTACCCATGGTTGCGTTTACCGCTACCACCCCTTGGAGAGATTTTCCTTCTCTTATAATTTGTGTACTTCTAACAAAGTTTTCGTCTCCTAGCAGCGTCCCATAGGCTAGTGGGGATAAGTTTCTTTCTACTCTTAAGTAAGAAAAAAGTAATCTTTGTGCTTTTCGATACTCTTCTGTAGAAACTTCTTCTCCGTCAGAAATTTTTTGCTTTAAGCATTGAAGCTCTCCTAGAGCACCTTGAGCTAGCGACCATCCTTTACCAGGAATAGGAGAAGAAAACTCTAAGAATGGGGAGAGATGACCTATACCCAAATAATCCAAGGCTCTCTTACGCACTTCGAGCTCTTGCTCACCGACAATCGTCCTTTGAGATGGATCTTCTAAAGTTCTTGCTCTAGAGACTTCGAAACGTGCTAGCTGATCCCTACGGTGTTGATCCAGTCTGACGTCATTGTTCCCTAAGCAAGAAGATAGTTCTAATGTATTTTGAATCTCCTGTAGGTACCCAGCTTCAGCAGATTCTTTAACTAGGTTATCGAATAACTGTTTAGCTTCGTTGACTATAGCATCAGACGCATTGGGGTCATCAATTTTAAACATCAATTGAGTAAGAGCCTCTACCCGACTCTTGATTTCATTAGCATCGACTTGCTGATCTGGTATTTGAGACACTATTTGAGATAGGACATCCGCCATACCTCGACTCTCCACAAGCATCTGTTCTAATTCAGAGAACTGTGCTCTAGCATGCTCAAGACGCTGTTGTAGCTGATTTTTATACGCTACCTGCTGACGATAACTGAGTAGCTCATTATCATAACGCATGCGATGGTTGACTATCTTATTTTCTTCTTCTTCTAGTCGACCGATCTCTACAGTAATTTCATCCAAACGTCGCTGACCACTAGCTAAGATCATTTCTCTAGCAGCATCTGTAGGTTGTAGAACAAGGTGATCTGTAGCCTCCTGTTGATCGGAAGTTAATGACGCTGGGTCTCTAACGGTTTCCTCAGACGCTTTTTTTCTATCTATAACACCTTGAAGATCTGTAGTGCCAAAGCGTCTCTGTATCCTTTTATCTAAAGATTTTGAAAAACTTTTCAGCTCTTGGATCGATTTTTTGAAATCGTCCTTCTTATGAGAAGGATCTCCATCTAAATCACGAACGATTCCCCTAGCCCAGCTATGCTCAAAACCTTCTAGCTGTAAAATATCCTGAACTCGAGAAAGACGCTGCACATCAGGATTGTTAAATTCTGAAGGGAGGATCTTTGTTGCCGGCAGTAAATCTTTGGCTAATGATGCTACACGCACATCAAAAGTTTTCTCCTCGATGATATGGTCAAAAACCATAGGAATGATTTGTAAGACCAGTGCCGCAGCACTAAGACCTATCGGCAGCCAGACCATTTGCAGAGACAATAGAGATAAGCTTGCTATAAGCATCCCTACTCCCAAGACAAACATGACCAAAGATTGTCCTTTGTTCCACTTACTGGCTATTTTTTGTACCTGATTCAAGAAACTGCTTAAATCGTTATTACGTGTTTCCCAGAAACTCTTGCTTACATTCTGGGCATCACTCACCGTTTGCGCAGTACTTTCTGCTACCTCTCCAAGTTCTGCTACCTCTACCAGGACATCCTGTTCACCATAGGATGACAATACAGTTTCTAAATCTGCTAACTTACCCGATCTAGGCTCATGCATAACTGAAAATAGCTGATTCGATGCACGTATGACCTCTTCAACAGCAATGTTATCGGGAGAACTTAAAGATTGTTCTAAATGAGTCATCTCCGTCAGGATCGCTTGTATATGATCAATACCTGAATCAAGTAAAACATCGATCGTTTCCTGAGGTCTCGGTTGGGTCGATTGAATAGCGGCTACGAGCTCTAATTCCTTCTTCTTAGATGCTGTCTTTAATGAAGACTCCTTACTTGCCAGTGCCTGCCATAACAAGGATCTTGTCGTTGTCCCTTCAACTTGAATTCTTTGTCCAATACTTTGAATTTCAGGAACAATAGAGTACAACTCTCCCATAAGAGCTTTAAACTCCTCGGCCCATGCCGCAATATCTTCTTTGGTAGGAAGAGCTGCAGCACCTCCAAGAGCATTGTAGGTCGTATCTAAGAAAGTACGACATCCTTGAATAAAACCTGCGACATCCTCAGCTTGATGATGTGATGTCTTTAACTTATCAATTTCAGATTCTATAGTCGCATAGTTCTCTGAGAAATCATGCATCAAGACTAGAGCCATCTTTTGAGATTTAAAGGT
Above is a genomic segment from Chlamydia abortus containing:
- the leuS gene encoding leucine--tRNA ligase, which encodes MRYDPSLIEKKWQQFWKEHKSFKADETADKPKYYVLDMFPYPSGAGLHVGHLIGYTATDIVARYKRAKGFSVLHPMGWDSFGLPAEQYAVRTGTHPRETTKKNIENFRKQLSAMGFSYDEAREFATSDPEYYRWTQKLFLFLYEKGLAYMADMAVNYCEELGTVLANEEVENGLSIEGGYPVERRMLRQWILRITAYADQLLQGLEDLDWPENVKQLQRNWIGKSEGALLRFVVDKDKCLEVFTTRPDTLCGVSFLVMAPEHPEIQQLVSEEQRSAVESYIRCAQSKSERERISETKVKSGVFTGAYAKHAITGAALPIWVSDYVIMGYGSGVVMGVPAHDERDREFANAFALPIDEVLDENEHCINSNHGDFLLNGLQGKEASDYVIAYLQKRNLGEAKVMYKLHDWLFSRQRYWGEPIPIIHFEDGTCRPLEDDELPLLPPEIQDYRPKGFGQGPLAKVKEWVDIHDVKTQRPGRRETHTMPQWAGSCWYYLRFCDAHNSQAPWSHENERYWMPVDLYIGGAEHAVLHLLYSRFWHRVFYEAGLVSTPEPFKKLINQGLVLATSYRIPGKGYVHPEDAREDNGKWTTASGEELEVRQEKMSKSKLNGVDPQILIDEFGADALRMYAMFSGPLDKNKLWCNQGVSGCRRFLNRFYELATSSAVQDIDDPKGMALAHRLVHKVGEDIEKMSLNTIPSSFMEFINEFAKLDTYSKSALSMVVRALAPIAPHISEELWTVLGYAPGIDNAGWPEVDPKYLEDTSVTFVIQVNGKLRARLDMDKNTSQEDILSAARESVAKYLEDKEIKKEVFVPNRLVNFVL
- a CDS encoding alpha/beta hydrolase, whose translation is MSKLFAFIFLFFIVANVSQAESVKIPGFPEIPESLLVINRTQTPKNEICRAVNIQSGQHNLVGTLHLPVTPMPEGGYPTIILFHGFRGSTVGGLTGSYRKIARALVEMGIACVRFDMAGCGNSEGIAIEVPIKTYLKNGEDILETVIQYPEVNPSRLGIASFSLGCHTAFHLAQFYCPSQFQIRAISLWAPVADGAILFKEMYESVKNNTSIVDNLGKDFGFGLAPLVICEEDVKDFLSLQDHIVLNSLPTRIPILHLQGREDNLVSLTQRDLFKNTAPGNTEFKIYNDTDHNLGTSPHMQEIIQDIVTYFSIHL
- a CDS encoding FAD-dependent oxidoreductase, whose protein sequence is MTDVLVIGANPTGLILANMLIQHGILAKVIDHRDSADEPDFIDFRDLPVVLSCSSLELLDNAGLIDDFVEKGHKLFGARYHWKKRTVLFKFNQASESRFPFALSTSYQEFTKHLIRKFEENGGAIHWGTRPVTLVDNSIFIESTKTSQNFENREIYNPKWVIASEADSDPDIRDLFKNQLKPRKQAKEVLFVDCDEGEPFEESHIHLVPNSKSFLNFVFYNHKKGTKQLCLSNTAYPLSVKQKQKLLYNYNLAVTDEHHHIKSVFHQYPADHNNFLFVGNLANNLNFSYLTGINSNIHTAFNLTWKLIPVVKKAASKYLITAKEHEIGNILPHLSEKRQGRAKNLLFSNLYAPALMYYFLKGCRQLDVSGGEYYYPPHKALKYQNSDIIKMSSQDKEILGPSPGMRAINAQLDNGSYLLDGLKSTKHLLIFFKERTDLEQALKEEYGEWLEVIVTKDPKIANLYHANPDSLFIIRPDCYIGYRTHKFKLHELISYLLRIFATEKID